One region of Bosea sp. 29B genomic DNA includes:
- a CDS encoding ABC transporter ATP-binding protein yields the protein MNAHSTDVAGEPITRKGEVLLSVENVSLRFGGVKAITDVSFDIRKGEIRAIIGPNGAGKTSMLNCINGFYHPQEGRITYKGVRRAKVRPHQAAAAGIARTFQNVALFKGMSTLDNIMTGRTLKMRKGFFWQALRHGPAMNEEIEHRKVVEDIIDFLQIQHIRKLPVGKLPYGLQKRVELGRALAMEPELLLLDEPMAGMNLEEKEDMCRFILDVNNQFGTTIALIEHDMGVVMDLSDRVVVLEYGRKIADGTPSEVKADQRVIDAYLGVAH from the coding sequence ATGAACGCGCATTCCACTGACGTCGCCGGCGAGCCGATCACCCGCAAGGGTGAGGTGCTGCTCTCGGTCGAGAACGTCTCGCTGCGCTTTGGCGGCGTGAAGGCAATCACCGATGTCTCCTTCGACATCCGCAAGGGCGAGATCCGCGCCATCATCGGCCCGAACGGCGCCGGCAAGACCTCGATGCTCAACTGCATCAACGGCTTCTACCATCCGCAGGAAGGCCGCATCACCTATAAGGGCGTGCGCCGCGCCAAGGTCAGGCCACACCAGGCGGCGGCGGCCGGCATCGCCCGCACCTTCCAGAACGTCGCCTTGTTCAAGGGAATGTCGACGCTCGACAACATCATGACTGGGCGCACCCTCAAGATGCGCAAGGGCTTCTTCTGGCAGGCGCTGCGCCACGGGCCGGCGATGAACGAGGAGATCGAGCACCGCAAGGTGGTCGAGGACATCATCGACTTCCTGCAGATCCAGCACATCCGCAAGCTGCCGGTCGGCAAGCTGCCCTATGGCCTGCAGAAGCGCGTCGAGCTCGGCCGGGCGCTCGCCATGGAGCCCGAGCTCCTGCTGCTCGACGAACCGATGGCCGGCATGAACCTCGAGGAGAAGGAGGACATGTGCCGCTTCATCCTCGACGTGAACAACCAGTTCGGCACCACCATCGCCCTGATCGAGCACGACATGGGCGTCGTCATGGACCTCTCCGACCGTGTCGTCGTGCTCGAATACGGCCGCAAGATCGCCGACGGCACGCCGAGCGAGGTCAAGGCCGACCAGCGCGTGATCGACGCCTATCTCGGAGTGGCGCACTGA
- a CDS encoding branched-chain amino acid ABC transporter permease codes for MVQAPDLLAQTIWEGLVSGVLYALIALGFVLIFKASGVFNFAQGIMVVFAALTLVGLYEKGVPAFLAVILTLGVMFALAVTIERVVLRPLVNQPDIILFMATFGITYFLIGFGEAIFGGNPKQMIADQLYLPKGAIDLKILGGIVSLQKIDIAAAIIASLMIAVLALFFQYTRIGRALRAVADSHKAALSVGISLNQIWVIVWFTAGIVALITGIMWGARSDVSFALEIVALKALPVLILGGFTSIPGAIVGGLIIGIGEKLGEFYWGPLIGGGIESWLAYFIALGFLLFRPQGLFGDKIIERI; via the coding sequence ATGGTCCAGGCGCCGGACCTGCTCGCCCAGACGATCTGGGAGGGCCTGGTCTCCGGCGTGCTCTACGCGCTGATCGCGCTCGGCTTCGTGCTGATCTTCAAGGCGTCCGGCGTCTTCAACTTCGCCCAGGGCATCATGGTGGTGTTCGCGGCGCTGACCCTGGTCGGCCTCTATGAAAAGGGCGTGCCGGCCTTCCTCGCGGTCATCCTGACGCTCGGCGTGATGTTCGCCCTCGCCGTGACGATCGAGCGCGTAGTGCTACGCCCGCTGGTCAACCAGCCCGACATCATCCTGTTCATGGCGACCTTCGGGATCACCTATTTCCTGATCGGCTTTGGCGAGGCCATCTTCGGCGGCAATCCCAAGCAGATGATCGCCGATCAGCTCTATCTGCCCAAGGGCGCGATCGACCTGAAGATCCTCGGCGGCATCGTCTCGTTGCAGAAGATCGACATCGCCGCCGCCATCATCGCCTCGCTGATGATCGCTGTGCTGGCGCTGTTCTTCCAGTACACCCGGATCGGCCGTGCGCTGCGCGCCGTCGCCGACAGCCACAAGGCGGCGCTCTCGGTCGGCATCTCGCTCAATCAGATCTGGGTGATCGTCTGGTTCACCGCCGGCATCGTCGCGCTGATCACCGGCATCATGTGGGGCGCGCGCTCCGACGTCTCCTTCGCGCTCGAGATCGTGGCGCTGAAGGCGCTGCCCGTGCTGATCCTCGGCGGCTTCACCTCGATCCCCGGCGCGATCGTCGGCGGGCTGATCATCGGCATCGGTGAGAAGCTCGGCGAGTTCTACTGGGGCCCGCTGATCGGCGGCGGCATCGAGAGCTGGCTCGCCTATTTCATCGCGCTGGGCTTCCTGCTGTTCCGGCCGCAGGGCCTGTTCGGCGACAAGATCATCGAACGTATCTGA
- a CDS encoding branched-chain amino acid ABC transporter permease — translation MFYREAGQYKSTYAADMAVFPLRQDRIGIAVILAIAFIGIPLLGNDFFIASVMIPFLVLSLAAIGLNILTGYTGLISLGTAAFMGVGAYSCYKLTTFFPGVNIIVLILLSGLFSAAIGVLFGLPSLRIKGFYLAVATLAAQFFLQWAFVRVPWLFNYNASGAIEVPQRTLFGLPITGAAATPETRYFVCLGLVVVLTWFASNIVHGKLGRSWMAVRDMDIAAELMGIKLLNAKLTAFAVSSYFAGVAGAMMIFLWYGGGEANDVFTIRLSFTILFMVIIGGLGSLIGSFFGAAFLSALPTALKFGLPALGVPIGGAAAEHVTFMLVGALIIIFLIVEPHGLARLWQIGKQKLRTWPFPY, via the coding sequence GTGTTCTACCGCGAAGCCGGCCAATACAAGTCCACTTACGCCGCCGACATGGCCGTGTTCCCGCTCCGGCAGGACCGGATCGGCATCGCCGTCATCCTGGCCATCGCCTTCATCGGCATTCCGTTGCTCGGCAACGACTTCTTCATCGCCTCGGTGATGATCCCGTTCCTGGTCTTGTCCCTGGCGGCGATCGGGCTCAACATCCTCACCGGCTATACTGGGCTGATCTCGCTCGGCACCGCTGCCTTCATGGGGGTCGGCGCCTATTCCTGCTACAAGTTGACCACGTTCTTCCCGGGCGTGAACATCATTGTCCTGATCCTCTTGTCAGGGCTGTTCTCGGCCGCGATCGGCGTGCTCTTCGGCTTGCCCTCGCTGCGGATCAAGGGCTTCTATCTCGCCGTCGCCACGCTCGCCGCGCAATTCTTCCTGCAATGGGCCTTCGTGCGCGTGCCCTGGCTGTTCAACTACAACGCCTCCGGCGCGATCGAGGTGCCGCAACGCACGCTGTTCGGCCTGCCGATCACCGGCGCGGCAGCGACACCCGAGACCCGCTATTTCGTCTGTCTCGGCCTCGTCGTCGTGCTGACCTGGTTCGCTTCGAACATCGTCCACGGCAAGCTCGGCCGCTCCTGGATGGCGGTGCGCGACATGGACATCGCCGCCGAGCTGATGGGCATCAAGCTGCTCAACGCCAAGCTCACCGCCTTCGCCGTCTCCTCCTATTTCGCAGGGGTCGCCGGGGCGATGATGATCTTCCTCTGGTATGGCGGCGGCGAGGCCAACGACGTCTTCACCATCCGCCTCTCCTTCACCATCCTGTTCATGGTGATCATCGGCGGTCTCGGCTCGCTGATCGGCTCCTTCTTCGGCGCCGCCTTCCTGTCGGCCCTGCCGACGGCGCTGAAGTTCGGCCTGCCGGCACTGGGCGTGCCGATCGGCGGCGCGGCGGCCGAGCACGTCACCTTCATGCTGGTCGGCGCACTGATCATCATCTTCCTGATCGTCGAGCCGCACGGCCTCGCCCGACTCTGGCAGATCGGAAAGCAGAAATTGCGGACGTGGCCCTTCCCCTACTGA
- a CDS encoding ABC transporter substrate-binding protein produces MTKSSIIRSVALGALLAAGAIAAPANAQETIYFSNNAYRTGPFSGSGIPIGDGMRDYINMINERDGGVNGVKVIYEECETGYDTKKSIECYEQVKSKTIVYSPWSTGATLAAIPRAHVDKLPILSMAYGLSASADGTNFPWVFIPPLTYWDGASVMVKHMAAELGGMDKLKGKKLGLIHLDAPFGKEPIPVLENLAKKYGFELKLYPVAAADMQNQGSLWLSIRRDRPDFLYNQGWGAMNPTAVKEAIKNNFPINKLVGVWWAGGDDDARAGGAEAKGYRSLNFNAAGQNFPVIQDILKHVVDKGKSTTPKEKVGENLYNRGVYNSMLVVEAIRTAQKLTGKKVINPEDMRRGLENLNIDEARLKEIGMAGFASPVKVSCTDHSGHHKAYVAEWDGTKWTQKGDWIEPMKDEVRPLIEANAKDYVEKAGNWPKRTEPCEKSS; encoded by the coding sequence ATGACAAAGAGCAGCATCATCAGGAGCGTCGCTCTCGGCGCGCTTCTCGCCGCCGGCGCGATCGCCGCCCCGGCCAATGCGCAGGAGACGATCTACTTCTCCAACAACGCCTATCGCACCGGCCCGTTCTCGGGCTCGGGCATCCCGATCGGCGACGGCATGCGCGACTACATCAACATGATCAACGAGCGCGACGGCGGCGTGAACGGCGTCAAGGTCATCTATGAGGAGTGCGAGACCGGCTACGACACCAAGAAGTCGATCGAGTGCTACGAGCAGGTCAAGTCGAAGACCATCGTCTACAGCCCGTGGTCGACCGGCGCGACGCTGGCCGCGATTCCGCGCGCCCATGTCGACAAGCTGCCGATCCTGTCGATGGCCTATGGCCTCTCGGCCTCGGCTGACGGCACCAACTTCCCCTGGGTCTTCATCCCGCCGCTGACCTATTGGGACGGCGCCTCGGTGATGGTGAAGCACATGGCCGCCGAGCTCGGCGGCATGGACAAGCTCAAAGGCAAGAAGCTCGGCCTGATCCATCTCGACGCGCCCTTCGGCAAGGAGCCGATCCCGGTGCTCGAGAACCTCGCCAAGAAATACGGCTTCGAGCTCAAGCTCTATCCGGTCGCCGCGGCCGACATGCAGAACCAGGGCTCGCTCTGGCTCTCGATCCGCCGCGATCGGCCGGACTTCCTCTACAACCAGGGCTGGGGTGCGATGAACCCGACCGCGGTCAAGGAAGCCATCAAGAACAACTTCCCGATCAACAAGCTGGTCGGCGTCTGGTGGGCCGGCGGTGACGACGACGCCCGCGCCGGCGGCGCCGAGGCCAAGGGCTATCGCTCGCTGAACTTCAACGCGGCCGGCCAGAACTTCCCGGTGATCCAGGACATCCTCAAGCATGTCGTGGACAAGGGGAAGAGCACGACTCCGAAGGAGAAGGTCGGCGAGAACCTCTACAATCGCGGCGTCTACAACTCGATGCTCGTGGTCGAGGCGATCCGCACCGCCCAGAAGCTGACCGGCAAGAAGGTGATCAACCCCGAGGACATGCGCCGCGGGCTCGAGAACCTGAACATCGACGAGGCCCGGCTCAAGGAGATCGGCATGGCCGGCTTCGCCTCGCCGGTGAAGGTCAGCTGCACCGACCATTCCGGCCACCACAAGGCCTATGTCGCCGAATGGGATGGCACCAAGTGGACCCAGAAGGGCGACTGGATCGAGCCGATGAAGGACGAGGTCCGGCCGCTGATCGAGGCCAACGCCAAGGACTATGTCGAGAAGGCCGGCAATTGGCCCAAGCGCACCGAACCTTGCGAGAAGTCGTCCTGA
- a CDS encoding ABC transporter ATP-binding protein, translating to MSTATLEKPTTAAATDTILSLNNIEVIYDHVILVLKGVSLTVPRKGIVAILGANGAGKTTTLKAISNLLKAERGEVTKGSIVFDGERVDKMSPNELVRRGCIQVMEGRHCFGHLSIEENLLTGAFTRRDGNAAIRRDLEKIYELFPRLKQRRNSQAGYTSGGEQQMCAVGRAMMSKPKMILLDEPSMGLAPQIVEEIFEIVRQLNDKEDVSFLVAEQNTNMALRYATYGYIMETGRVVMDGEAKMLRENEDVKEFYLGVAEGNKKSFREVKSYKRRKRWLS from the coding sequence ATGTCGACCGCCACTCTCGAGAAGCCCACCACCGCCGCGGCGACGGACACCATCCTGTCGCTGAACAATATCGAGGTGATCTACGATCACGTCATCCTGGTGCTGAAGGGCGTCTCGCTGACCGTGCCGCGCAAGGGCATCGTCGCGATCCTCGGCGCCAACGGCGCTGGCAAGACCACGACGCTGAAGGCGATCTCGAACCTGCTCAAGGCCGAGCGCGGCGAGGTCACCAAGGGCTCGATCGTCTTCGACGGCGAGCGCGTCGACAAGATGTCGCCGAACGAACTGGTGCGCCGCGGCTGCATCCAGGTGATGGAAGGCCGGCACTGCTTCGGCCATCTCTCGATCGAGGAAAATCTCCTGACCGGCGCCTTCACCCGCCGCGACGGCAATGCCGCGATCAGGCGCGACCTCGAGAAGATCTACGAGCTCTTCCCCAGGTTGAAGCAGCGCCGCAACTCGCAGGCCGGCTACACCTCCGGCGGCGAGCAGCAGATGTGCGCTGTCGGCCGCGCCATGATGAGCAAGCCCAAGATGATTCTGCTCGACGAGCCGTCCATGGGACTGGCGCCGCAGATCGTCGAGGAAATCTTCGAGATCGTTCGCCAGCTCAACGACAAGGAGGACGTCTCCTTCCTCGTCGCCGAGCAGAACACCAACATGGCGCTGCGCTACGCCACCTATGGCTACATCATGGAGACCGGCCGCGTCGTCATGGACGGCGAGGCGAAGATGCTGCGAGAGAACGAGGACGTGAAGGAATTCTATCTGGGCGTCGCCGAGGGCAACAAGAAATCCTTCCGCGAGGTCAAGAGCTACAAGCGCCGCAAGCGCTGGCTGTCATAG
- a CDS encoding zinc metallopeptidase — protein sequence MLYLIVALIILALILGPQFWVRHVMDRHAADRPDLPGTGGELARHLLDRYGLDKVAVETTADGGDHYDPDARIVRLSPRNHDGRSITAVAVAAHEVAHAIQHAQGSQLFALRTRLARLLGTVDKIAMVVLVAVPIVMIFTRVPAIGLFQFGAVIALLGLGVVVHLLTLPVEFDASFGKALPILDYDKYLHPDDMPAARGVLRAAAMTYVAASLMGLLDFLRILRVIR from the coding sequence ATGCTCTACCTCATCGTCGCCCTTATCATTCTCGCGTTGATCCTCGGTCCGCAATTCTGGGTCCGCCACGTCATGGACAGGCACGCCGCCGACAGGCCCGATCTGCCCGGAACCGGGGGTGAGCTCGCGCGCCATCTGCTCGATCGCTACGGGCTGGACAAGGTGGCTGTCGAGACGACCGCCGATGGCGGCGACCACTACGATCCCGATGCCCGCATTGTGCGGCTCTCGCCCAGGAATCATGACGGCCGCTCGATCACAGCGGTCGCCGTCGCCGCACATGAGGTCGCGCACGCCATCCAGCATGCCCAGGGCAGCCAGCTCTTTGCGCTGCGCACCCGCCTCGCCCGCCTGCTGGGGACGGTCGACAAGATCGCGATGGTGGTGCTGGTCGCGGTGCCGATCGTGATGATCTTCACACGGGTGCCGGCGATCGGCCTGTTCCAGTTCGGCGCCGTCATCGCTTTGCTCGGCCTCGGCGTCGTCGTGCACCTGCTGACGCTGCCGGTCGAATTCGACGCCAGTTTCGGCAAGGCACTGCCGATCCTCGACTACGACAAGTACCTCCACCCCGACGACATGCCCGCGGCGCGTGGCGTGCTGCGGGCCGCGGCGATGACCTATGTCGCGGCATCGCTGATGGGACTGCTCGACTTCCTGCGCATCCTGCGCGTCATCCGATAG
- a CDS encoding AMP-binding protein yields the protein MSEHYDDLETRPPERREADLFAKLPAVLAAALATPGYAAHLKGVDPIGVTDRAALAKLPVLRKADLPALHKDSPPFGGFVGAPLGSFGRLFTSPGPIFEPEGAGIDPWGTARGLYAAGFRKGDVVLNTFGYHLTPGGFVMDSAARAISCAVIPAGPGNVEQQMEVIGAYRPSAYLGTPDFLKLLIEAADSRGVDTSCLKRAIVSGAAFPPSLQAWVRDRGVDAYQLYATADIGLIAYETGARDGMVLNENLIVEIVRPGTGDPVTEGEVGEIIVTNLDPHHPQIRLAVGDLTAVLPGASASGRTNQRIKGWLGRADQTAKVKGMFVRPEQVAEIARRHAEIAKLRLVIGRANELDTMTLKAEIYAEPKGFIDAVSSTLQQVTKLKGSVEVLPLGALPNDGKVIADERPVG from the coding sequence ATGAGCGAGCACTACGACGATCTCGAGACCCGGCCGCCCGAGCGGCGCGAGGCCGACCTGTTCGCAAAACTGCCGGCCGTGCTCGCCGCTGCGCTGGCGACACCGGGCTATGCCGCGCATCTGAAGGGCGTCGATCCGATCGGCGTCACCGACCGCGCCGCGCTCGCCAAACTGCCGGTGCTGCGCAAGGCCGACCTGCCGGCGCTGCACAAGGACAGCCCGCCCTTCGGCGGCTTCGTCGGTGCGCCGCTCGGCTCCTTCGGCCGGCTCTTCACCTCGCCCGGCCCAATCTTCGAGCCTGAGGGCGCCGGCATCGATCCCTGGGGCACGGCACGCGGCCTTTACGCCGCCGGTTTCCGCAAGGGAGACGTCGTGCTCAACACCTTCGGCTATCATCTGACACCGGGCGGCTTCGTCATGGATTCGGCCGCGCGCGCCATCAGCTGCGCGGTCATCCCGGCCGGCCCGGGCAATGTCGAGCAGCAGATGGAGGTGATCGGCGCCTACCGACCGAGCGCCTATCTCGGCACGCCGGACTTCCTGAAGCTGCTGATCGAGGCCGCCGACAGCCGCGGCGTCGACACCTCCTGCCTGAAGCGGGCGATCGTCTCGGGGGCAGCCTTCCCGCCATCGCTGCAGGCCTGGGTCCGCGACCGCGGCGTCGACGCCTACCAGCTCTACGCTACCGCCGATATCGGGCTGATCGCCTATGAGACCGGCGCCCGCGACGGCATGGTGCTGAACGAGAACCTGATCGTCGAGATCGTTCGCCCCGGCACCGGCGACCCCGTCACGGAGGGCGAGGTCGGCGAGATCATCGTCACCAATCTCGACCCGCACCACCCGCAGATCCGCCTCGCCGTCGGCGACCTCACCGCGGTCCTGCCGGGTGCCAGCGCCAGCGGCCGCACCAACCAGCGGATCAAGGGCTGGCTCGGCCGCGCCGACCAGACGGCCAAGGTCAAGGGCATGTTCGTGCGGCCCGAGCAGGTCGCCGAGATCGCCCGCCGGCATGCCGAGATCGCCAAGCTTCGCCTCGTCATCGGCCGGGCCAACGAGCTCGACACGATGACGCTCAAGGCCGAGATCTATGCAGAGCCGAAAGGCTTCATCGACGCGGTCTCCTCGACCCTGCAGCAGGTGACCAAGCTGAAGGGCTCCGTCGAGGTGCTGCCGCTCGGCGCGCTCCCGAACGACGGCAAGGTCATCGCCGACGAGCGGCCGGTGGGATAA
- the ung gene encoding uracil-DNA glycosylase — MTSTMTYRAALDAFLASPASASWRDLSVFRDGMVARACAAVDAERATGQVVAPVPERFLAALTLTPLDQVRVVILGQDPYPTPGHANGLAFSYVGPPPLPRSLVNIYKERAEDLQHAAPAGGDLSLWAKQGVLLLNTALTVREGATQAGSHLKLGWRAVTDEILAAVSQRRPHAVFMLWGAPAQAKRTLIDESRHLVIASAHPSPLSARRGFFGSKPFSQANDWLKAKGEEPIAW, encoded by the coding sequence ATGACATCGACGATGACCTATCGCGCGGCGCTTGATGCGTTTCTGGCCTCGCCGGCTTCAGCCTCCTGGCGCGACCTTTCCGTCTTCCGCGACGGGATGGTGGCGCGTGCCTGCGCCGCCGTCGATGCCGAGCGCGCTACCGGCCAGGTCGTGGCACCCGTGCCGGAGCGCTTCCTGGCGGCGCTCACGCTGACGCCGCTCGATCAGGTGCGGGTCGTCATTCTCGGCCAGGACCCTTACCCGACGCCCGGTCATGCCAACGGGCTCGCCTTCTCCTATGTCGGCCCGCCGCCGTTGCCGCGCTCGCTGGTCAACATCTACAAGGAACGGGCCGAAGATCTGCAACATGCCGCCCCCGCTGGCGGTGACCTCTCGCTCTGGGCGAAGCAAGGCGTGTTGCTGCTGAACACCGCGCTGACGGTGCGCGAGGGCGCGACGCAGGCCGGCTCGCATCTCAAGCTCGGCTGGCGTGCGGTGACGGACGAAATCCTTGCGGCCGTCTCGCAACGGCGGCCGCATGCCGTGTTCATGCTCTGGGGCGCGCCGGCGCAGGCCAAGCGCACCCTGATCGACGAGAGCAGGCATCTCGTCATCGCCAGCGCCCATCCCTCGCCGTTGTCGGCGCGGCGCGGATTCTTCGGCTCGAAGCCGTTCAGCCAGGCGAATGACTGGCTGAAGGCGAAAGGGGAGGAGCCGATCGCGTGGTGA
- a CDS encoding aspartate dehydrogenase: MNRRRKPLRIALVGWGAINRHVVRLLSRSAVAEAVSLVAIGVRSPERAQDVPPGTSLVTDPGQLAGLDLDIVAEAAGQPAVALWGESALRQAGAFAVTSAGALADAALLERLISAAEAAGSQLVVTSGALAGIDALAAASALPLDEVVHAIVKPPAAWRGTPAEALLALDALTAPASFFTGSAREAARRFPQNANVAVISALAGIGLDRTRVELIADPGITANCHRLSARGAFGRLSVTIENRPLADNPKSSEMAALSLVRVISNSVSPLCR; encoded by the coding sequence ATGAACCGCCGGCGCAAGCCGCTCCGGATCGCGCTGGTCGGCTGGGGCGCGATCAACCGGCATGTCGTCCGGCTGCTGTCGCGATCGGCGGTCGCTGAGGCCGTCTCGCTCGTCGCCATCGGCGTGCGCTCGCCTGAGCGCGCGCAGGATGTTCCGCCCGGCACGAGCCTTGTGACCGACCCTGGCCAGCTTGCCGGGCTCGATCTCGACATCGTGGCGGAAGCGGCGGGGCAGCCGGCCGTCGCGCTCTGGGGTGAGAGCGCCTTGCGGCAGGCAGGGGCATTCGCGGTGACCTCGGCCGGCGCTCTCGCCGACGCGGCGCTGCTCGAGCGCCTCATCTCGGCCGCCGAAGCTGCCGGCAGCCAGCTCGTCGTCACATCAGGCGCACTCGCCGGCATAGATGCACTTGCGGCCGCCTCGGCGCTGCCGCTCGACGAGGTCGTCCATGCCATCGTCAAGCCGCCGGCAGCCTGGCGGGGCACGCCGGCCGAGGCGCTCCTCGCGCTCGATGCGTTGACCGCGCCGGCCAGCTTCTTCACCGGCTCGGCCCGCGAGGCAGCTCGGCGCTTTCCCCAGAATGCCAATGTCGCGGTGATCTCGGCGCTCGCCGGCATCGGGCTGGACCGGACCCGTGTCGAGCTGATCGCCGATCCCGGGATCACTGCGAACTGCCATCGCCTGAGCGCGCGCGGCGCCTTCGGCCGCCTCAGCGTCACCATCGAGAACAGGCCGCTCGCCGACAATCCGAAATCGTCGGAGATGGCCGCGCTCAGCCTCGTTCGGGTGATCAGCAACAGCGTCAGCCCGCTCTGCCGTTGA
- a CDS encoding alpha/beta hydrolase has protein sequence MSASETQIVARSAAADPVEALRDTLSEILAGLVAAGCGPHHLTGMDWESADPAAFHLSRHMVELAYREVFAGFRPPIRLRPGNEAGLTIRARHASPQPLPDIEVEGYPLRELGRQYSPRLQADMTALFRQWSRDGAAFRAGHGGLDLAYGPGRFETLDLYRPAGVKRAPIFVFIHGGYWQASDKVQHAQFSQGLLDAGFAIAQPNYGLAPETPLEASIAQTVAALNFLVREADALGFDPTQLHISGHSAGAHLAAMALCDPAAPPVASALLLSGLYDLKPLGHLPIGRLLGLDDTERAVRLSPLGRPRPAGTRLAFAVGEGESEAFKRQSATLAAAWQAPEPLLCAGHHFSMLEGLNGGPLLDLTLQTAGR, from the coding sequence ATGTCGGCGTCTGAAACGCAGATCGTCGCGCGCAGCGCTGCGGCCGACCCTGTCGAGGCCTTGCGCGATACGCTGAGCGAGATCCTCGCCGGTCTGGTCGCGGCTGGTTGCGGCCCGCATCACCTGACCGGGATGGACTGGGAGAGCGCCGACCCCGCCGCCTTCCATCTCTCGCGCCATATGGTCGAACTGGCCTATCGCGAGGTTTTTGCCGGCTTCCGCCCGCCGATCCGGCTGCGGCCCGGAAACGAAGCCGGCCTGACGATCCGCGCCCGCCACGCCTCGCCGCAGCCGCTGCCCGACATCGAGGTCGAGGGCTATCCGCTGCGCGAGCTCGGCCGGCAGTACAGCCCACGCCTGCAGGCCGACATGACCGCGCTGTTTCGGCAATGGAGCAGAGACGGCGCCGCCTTCCGCGCCGGCCATGGCGGGCTCGACCTCGCTTATGGCCCCGGCCGCTTCGAGACGCTCGATCTCTATCGCCCGGCCGGTGTGAAGCGCGCGCCGATCTTCGTCTTCATCCATGGCGGCTACTGGCAGGCTTCTGACAAAGTCCAGCACGCGCAGTTCTCGCAGGGGCTGCTCGATGCCGGTTTCGCGATTGCCCAGCCGAATTACGGGCTGGCTCCGGAGACGCCGTTGGAAGCGAGCATCGCCCAGACTGTCGCGGCTCTGAATTTCCTCGTCCGCGAAGCCGATGCGCTCGGCTTCGATCCGACACAGCTGCACATCAGCGGCCATTCCGCCGGCGCCCATCTTGCCGCGATGGCATTGTGCGACCCCGCTGCTCCGCCGGTCGCCTCAGCCCTGCTGCTCTCCGGCCTCTATGATCTGAAACCGCTCGGCCATTTGCCGATCGGGCGCCTGCTCGGCCTCGACGATACCGAGCGCGCGGTGCGCCTCAGCCCGCTCGGGCGACCGCGCCCTGCCGGCACCCGTCTTGCTTTTGCGGTCGGCGAGGGCGAGAGCGAGGCGTTCAAGCGGCAATCGGCGACGCTGGCTGCGGCCTGGCAGGCGCCGGAGCCGCTGCTCTGCGCCGGGCATCACTTCAGCATGCTCGAGGGATTGAATGGCGGCCCGTTGCTCGACCTCACCTTGCAGACGGCAGGGCGATGA
- a CDS encoding ABC transporter ATP-binding protein, with protein sequence MLSVRNLQSAYGASQVLFDVGLDIGEGEVVTLLGRNGMGKTTTVRSLMGLLSPKGGEISFDGRPLKGNTPEAIARCGIGLVPEGRQVFPTLTVRENLVATAANRLGRSSPWTLERVYALFPRLQERAGQSARTLSGGEQQMLAVGRALMTNPKLLILDEATEGLAPVIRAEIWRCLEALKAQGQSILLIDKNIAVLKRLADRHYIIEKGRTVWSGSSSDLAANAELVHRYVGV encoded by the coding sequence ATGCTGAGCGTGCGCAACTTGCAATCGGCCTATGGCGCAAGCCAGGTGCTGTTCGATGTCGGCCTCGATATCGGCGAGGGCGAGGTCGTCACGCTGCTCGGCCGCAACGGCATGGGCAAGACCACGACGGTGCGCTCGCTGATGGGGCTGCTGTCGCCCAAGGGCGGCGAGATCAGCTTCGACGGCCGTCCACTCAAGGGCAATACGCCGGAGGCGATCGCCCGCTGCGGCATCGGCCTCGTGCCGGAGGGGCGGCAGGTCTTCCCAACGCTCACCGTGCGCGAGAACCTCGTCGCCACTGCCGCGAACCGGCTCGGGCGCTCGTCGCCCTGGACGCTGGAGCGGGTTTACGCCCTGTTCCCACGCCTTCAGGAGCGCGCTGGCCAGTCGGCCCGCACGCTCTCAGGCGGCGAGCAGCAGATGCTGGCGGTCGGCCGGGCGCTGATGACCAATCCCAAGCTCCTGATCCTCGACGAGGCGACGGAAGGGCTGGCGCCGGTGATCCGCGCCGAGATCTGGCGTTGTCTGGAGGCGCTGAAGGCGCAGGGGCAGTCGATCCTGCTGATCGACAAGAACATCGCCGTGCTGAAGCGCCTCGCCGACCGCCACTACATCATCGAGAAGGGGCGCACGGTCTGGTCCGGCTCTAGCAGCGACCTCGCGGCCAATGCGGAACTGGTGCATCGCTATGTCGGCGTCTGA